Proteins encoded within one genomic window of Macrobrachium nipponense isolate FS-2020 chromosome 9, ASM1510439v2, whole genome shotgun sequence:
- the LOC135217995 gene encoding uncharacterized protein LOC135217995, with protein sequence MKILVIVLLVASACATEIEKREAEPGYGSYGHVTRYQLPSYGYSHHYHKRSADPEPGAEPSYGYGNSYGYRIYRPVSYGHSHHYHKRSADPEPEAEPSYGYGNSYGYRIYRPVSYGHSHHYHKRSADPEPEAEPSYGYGNSYGYRSYRPVSYGHSHHYHKRSADPEPSYGYSRGYSAPVYHRPSYGYSHGRYY encoded by the exons ATGAAGATTCTG GTGATTGTGCTCTTGGTGGCTTCCGCTTGCGCTACTGAAATTGAGAAGCGAGAGGCGGAGCCTGGTTATGGAAGTTATGGCCATGTAACTCGCTATCAGCTTCCTTCTTATGGCTATTCTCATCACTAtcacaagagatctgctgatcctGAACCTGGAGCTGAACCTTCCTATGGCTATGGTAACTCCTATGGGTACCGCATCTACCGCCCAGTGAGCTATGGCCATTCTCATCACTAtcacaagagatctgctgatcctGAACCTGAAGCTGAACCTTCCTATGGCTATGGTAACTCCTATGGGTACCGCATCTACCGCCCAGTGAGCTATGGCCATTCTCATCACTAtcacaagagatctgctgatcctGAACCTGAGGCTGAACCTTCCTATGGTTATGGTAACTCCTATGGGTACCGCAGCTACCGCCCAGTGAGCTATGGCCATTCACATCACTAtcacaagagatctgctgatcctGAACCTTCTTATGGATATAGCCGGGGATATTCTGCACCAGTCTACCACAGGCCATCATATGGTTACAGCCATGGTAGATACTATTAA
- the LOC135218671 gene encoding prisilkin-39-like, producing MKILVIVLLAAAACATEIEKREAEPGYGSYGHVTHDQRPSYGYSHHYHKRSADPEPEAEPSYGYGNSYGYRSYRPVSYGHSHHYHKRSADPEPEAEPSYGYGNSYGYRSYRPVSYGHSHHYHKRSADPEPEAEPSYGYGNSYGYRSYRPVSYGHSHHYHKRSADPEPEAEPSYGYGNSYGYRSYRPVSYGYSHHYHKRSADPEPSYGYSRGYSAPVYHRPSYGYSYGGYH from the exons ATGAAGATTCTG GTGATTGTGCTCTTGGCGGCTGCCGCTTGCGCTACTGAAATTGAGAAGCGAGAGGCGGAGCCTGGTTATGGAAGTTATGGCCATGTGACTCACGATCAGCGTCCTTCTTATGGCTATTCTCATCACTAtcacaagagatctgctgatcctGAACCTGAAGCTGAACCTTCCTATGGCTATGGTAACTCCTATGGGTACCGCAGCTACCGGCCAGTAAGCTACGGCCATTCTCATCACTAtcacaagagatctgctgatcctGAACCTGAAGCTGAACCTTCCTATGGCTATGGTAACTCCTATGGGTACCGCAGCTACCGGCCAGTAAGCTACGGCCATTCTCATCACTAtcacaagagatctgctgatcctGAACCTGAAGCTGAACCTTCCTATGGCTATGGTAACTCCTATGGGTACCGCAGCTACCGGCCAGTAAGCTATGGCCATTCTCATCACTAtcacaagagatctgctgatcctGAACCTGAAGCTGAACCTTCCTATGGCTATGGTAACTCCTATGGGTACCGCAGTTACCGCCCAGTGAGCTATGGCTATTCTCATCACTAtcacaagagatctgctgatcctGAACCTTCTTATGGCTACAGCCGAGGATATTCTGCTCCAGTCTACCACAGGCCATCTTATGGTTACAGCTATGGTGGATACCATTAA
- the LOC135217854 gene encoding uncharacterized protein LOC135217854 has product MKTLVIVLLAAAACATEVEKREAEPGYGSYGHVTHYQRPSYGYSHHYHKRSADPEPEAEPSYGYGNSYGYRSYRPVSYGNSHHYYKRSADPEPEAEPSYGYGNSYGYRSYRPVSYGNSHHYYKRSADPEPEAEPSYGYGNSYGYRSYRPVSYGHSHHYHKRSADPEPSYGYSRGYSAPVYHRPSYGYSYGGYH; this is encoded by the exons ATGAAGACTCTG GTGATTGTGCTCTTGGCGGCTGCCGCTTGCGCTACTGAAGTTGAGAAGCGAGAGGCGGAGCCTGGTTATGGAAGTTACGGCCATGTGACTCACTATCAGCGTCCTTCTTATGGCTATTCTCATCACTAtcacaagagatctgctgatcctGAACCTGAGGCTGAACCTTCCTATGGCTAT GGTAACTCCTATGGGTACCGCAGCTACCGGCCAGTGAGCTATGGCAATTCTCATCACTATtacaagagatctgctgatcctGAACCTGAAGCTGAACCTTCATATGGCTATGGTAACTCCTATGGGTATCGCAGCTACCGGCCAGTGAGCTATGGTAATTCTCATCACTATtacaagagatctgctgatcctGAACCTGAAGCTGAACCTTCCTATGGGTATGGTAACTCCTATGGGTATCGCAGCTACCGCCCAGTGAGCTATGGCCATTCTCATCACTAtcacaagagatctgctgatcctGAACCTTCTTATGGCTATAGCCGCGGATATTCTGCTCCAGTCTACCACAGGCCGTCTTATGGATATAGCTATGGTGGATACCATTAA